The sequence GAGTTTGCCGAGAACGATTGTCAGAAATGCCATCACGCCGACCCGCCCGCGACGGGCAGCCGTTGCGTCGCGTGCCACGACGCGGACGGCGGCGCCGGCGCGATGCCCGGGCGCAAGGCGTTCCATCAATTCTGCAATACCTGCCACACACGCGCGTCCGGCGCGCCGCGCTTTCCTCGCGACTGCGTGATCTGCCACACGCCGAAAAACAGGCTGCCGCAAGTCCGTCCGGAAAACTAATCGGCTAAGACATGCGGCCCCGGGGTGGGCGAATATCCAAAAAGCGTTTCGCCGCTCACCGAACGCGCGCCGGCGCGGGTGGATAATAAAAACGCAAGGGCATTTTGACGTGCGATCGCCTTGACCGGGCTTGTTTGGAGTTTTTTTGGGGGATTTTTATGGACAACAAGAGCGAATTGAAATCGAGATTGCAGGCAAAAAAGGCGGAACTCGAAGCCCGGCTGCGGGAGTTCGAGGCCGACATGAAAGCGGAAATCAATGAACAGCGACAGGATTTTCAAAGGACGCGCCGCGAGTCGCGCGCCGACGTTGAGCAGCGCCTTGTCGAGATCAAACGCGAGCTCAAGCGCGACTGGAACAACCTGACCGAGGCGGGCGCCCGGAAGATCAACGAACTGCTTCGCTAAGGAGTTCGGGCGCCAAACGATCGATTCCGCTCGCGGGAGATGGGGCCGAAGGTCTCGACCCTTGTCGGATCCCGCGGTGACGGAAGCCCCGGGGAGGGCGAAAACGTCGCATCGTCCTCCCCATCTTTGAAAACCGAATCGTCGTTCGCCGGAGGGCCGCTTCGACCGATCGCGTCGAGACGGCATCCGGCAACGGCGGAATCTGCCGACAGTGGTGGCGCGAAAAGCAGCGCCGGGATTCGAGCAACGACGATCACGTCAAAGGGGGATCGCAACGAAGCATTCTCTGATCAAGACAAGATGACAACCGAAACGACAAAGGAAGGAATGTTCCGATGAAAGACACGGACAATCCACCGGATGGTTTGAAGGCCCGCGTGTGAAACAGAGCACGCGGGCCGATTGTTTTTTGAAAGGAAACAGAAATCAGGAAACAGGAAATAGAAAATAGGAATTAGGAAACAGAAAATAGGAAATAGTGAAGCCCGACCGCGATCTTGGAACGTGCCGGCCTCAGCCGGTTGATGTCGCGATGAATCGGCGCATCGGCAATTTGGCCGTTGCGATTCATCTATTTCCTGTTTCCTATTTTCTATTTCCTGTTCCTGATTTCTATTTCCTATTTCCTGTTTCCTCTTTTCTCTCGATACCGATTCACGTAGTTCGCGGCCATGATGTAGCCCAGGTGCGAAAACGCCTGCGGGAAATTGCCCGTGTACGCGCCGCTTGCCGGCTCGATCTCCTCGCTCATGAGACCGCTTTCGCCAAACAGCTTTTCGAATTCGTCGAGCAGGCGTTCAGCCGCGTCGACGTCCTCGATGATGGCGAGGGCCGAGATTAGCCAGTAGGTGCAGAGGATGAACGCCTCCTCGTCGCCGGGCACGCCGTCGGGCGTCCGGTAACGGTAGATGAACGCGTCGCCGTGGCCGAGCTCGCGCCGAGTGTTTTCGATGATCGTCCGTGTACGCGGATCGTGCTTGTCGAGATAATGCAGAAGGACGAACAGGAAATTCGTGGCGTCTTGCGACGGGGCGCCGGGTGATTGGCGAAGCACGCCGCGTTTGGCATCGTAGCAATGCCCCTCGATGAACGCCCGGATTTCGCCGCGAAACGCCTCGAGCTTTGCGACCCGGTCGTCGGGTAGCCCAAGCAGTTCCCGCATGCGGATCAGGCGATCGATGCCGACCCAGCACATCACCTTGCTGTAGGTAAACTCCACCGGCTCGCGGCGCACCTCCCAGATGCCCGCGTCGGGCGTCCGCCAGCGTTTTTCAATCTGCTCGCCAAGCCAAATTGCGATGTTCTTCATGCCCTCGGTGATCGCCACGCCGTGCCGGGCGGAGAAATAGATCGAGTCGATGATGATGCCGTAAACGTCGAGCTGGAACTGGTCGGACGCGAGATTGCCCTTGCGCACCGGCACGGAATTTCGATAGCCCGCCAGGTGTTCGAGCCGCTTTTCGTCCGGGATGATCTCGCCGCGGATCGTATACATGTGACGCACCCGCATCGCGCCGTGGCGCGTCAGGACGTCCTCGAGATAGTGGAAAAAGCGGGTGGCCTCCGCGTGCATGCCCAGCACGGAAAGGGCATAGAGCGTGAACGTCGCGTCGCGCAGCCACACGTAGCGGTAGTCCCAGTTGCGCACGCCGCCGATGGCCTCCGGTAGCGAGGTCGTCGGCGCGGCGACGATCGCGCCCGTCGGGTAGTACTGCATGAGCTTGAGCGTGATCGCGCTTCGTATGAGTCTCTCGCGGCGGAATTCCGGAAATTTTCCGCCGGCGACCCATTCCCGCCAGAATTCTTCCGTGTGCGCTTCGTAGGGATGATCGAGCCCGGCGAACGGCGTGCCCTTTTCGTCGCCGTGGTCGAGCACGACGCGCGTGCGTTCGCCTTCGGCGAGTTCGAACGCGATGACGCATCCGGCCGTCGCGCCATCGATGCGCGCGCGCCGGGGCAGGAACAGCCGTACCTCGTGTTCGCCGTCGCGAAAACGAAGGCCCGGACCGGGGCGATCGTCAAGGCGCGGCGCGCCCGAGCCGAATCCCGGGCGCGGATCGAAATGCAGGCGCACGGTTCCGCTTCCGCGAAGCCCGCGAAAGGACCGCACGATGACGTGCAGCGGGCAGGCGTCCGCGGGTTGCGGCTCCATCATGTCGCGCACGGAAAATTCGAAATCGTCGCCGACAAAGACGGTCTCGACGATCGCGGTTTCGGGCCGATAGGTGCTTTTCGCGCTCCGGCCGTCGGGCAGCACCGAAAAGCGCCCGCCGCGCTCGTCGTCGAGAATCGCCGCGAACATCGAGGGCGAATCGAAGGCCGGCCAGCAGAGCCAGTCGATCGACGCCTCGCTCGATACCAACGCGGCGGAGTGCAGATCGCCGATGAGCCGATAGTCCTTGATGGGGCGATACGCCATACGCGTTGACGTTAGCGGGCGCGCCGCCCGGCGCAAGGGCGCGAATCACATTTTTTTCCGCGAAGACGAGAAGGGATCGCACTTTGCGGTGAACTTCAGCCGCCGCTGACCGCCGGGAAGATGTGCACGCGCGCGCCGTCGGCAAGGGGCGTCGCGAGGCCGGCGAGAAAACGGACGTTCTCGTCATCGACGAAAACATTGACGTGCCGGCGCACCTCGCCGGTTTCGGTCATCACGCGATCGCGCACGCCGGGATGCGCGCGAAAGAGCCGGTCGAGCGCCTCGCCGACCGTCGCGGGCGCGCCGTCGAGTAATACGCGGTCGCGCCCCTCGGTGAAGACACGAAGCGGCGTGGGGACGTGGACGATGACGGGCATGAACGCCTCCGTAACTTGCAAGCATTATCGGCGATGGCATTCGCCATTCGCAATTCGCAATTCCCCATTGGTGCCGTTTCGGTTATGCTTCGCACGGCTGCGTACGCCGCGACAATCCTCGCCGCGTCCCATACCCAAAAATGAACGAAACACTTCCCTTCGCCACCGCCGACGATCCCCTCCTCGCGCCGCTGAACAACGAGCAGCGCCAGGCCGTGCTGCATGGCGAGGGGCCGCTTGTGATCTTCGCCGTCGCCGGTTCGGGCAAGACGCGCGTGCTGACGCATCGCATCGCGCACCTCATTGACCGCCGCCGCGTGGAACCGTACGAAATCCTGGCCGTCACCTTCACGAACAAGGCGGCGGACGAGATGCGCCGGCGCCTTTCTTCGATGCTCGGCCCGCGCGCGTATGGGCTTTGGGTCGGCACGTTTCACGCCACCTGCGCCCGGATTCTGCGCGAGCACGGCGAGGCCGTCGGCCTGTCGCCGCGCTTTTCGATCTACGACGATTCCGACCAGCGCGCGTTGCTGAAGGACATCTACCGGCGCCTCGATCTCGACCCCAAGGCGTTTGACCCGCGCATCGTCGCCTCGCTTCTCGACGAGGGCAAAAACAATCTCGTCGCGCCGTCGACGCTCGCCGAAAGGCTGCGTCCGCCGGCGCGCGATTGGGCGCGCACGATCGTCTCGGAATACGAAAAAGCGCTGCGTGAAAACAACGCGGTTGATTTCGGCGATCTGCTCGTGATGGCGGTCAGGGCGCTCGAATCGAGCGAAGCGGCACGCACGTACTACAGCCGACGTTTTCGCCACGTGCTGGTGGACGAATTTCAGGACACGAACTTCGCGCAGAAGCGCTTCATCGAGCTGATCCTGAACGCCCAGGGCAATTTGTGCGTCGTCGGTGACGACGACCAGAGCATCTACCGCTGGCGCGGCGCGAATATCGAAAACATTCTCGAATTCGAATCGCACTTTCCCGGCGCGCGCCGCGTGATCCTGGGGCGCAACTACCGCTCCAGCTCGAATATCCTCGCGGTGGCCGGGTCGATCATCAAGCACAACCGCGGTCGCGTCGCCAAGGCGCTCATCACCGACAACGAAGCGGGCGCGCGCGTGCGCCTTTTCCGCGCGGACAGCGAATACGACGAGGGGCGCTTTGTCGCCGCGCAGGTGCTCGACCTGATCAAGCGGCAGGGGCTGTCGGCGTCGGATATCGCCGTTTTCTACCGCGTCAACGCCCTCTCGCGCGTGCTCGAGGAAGAACTGATGCGCGCGGGCGTGCCGTTCATCGTCGTCGGCGGCACGCGGTTCTACGACCGCAAGGAGATCAAGGACATCCTCGCGTACCTGCGCCTGGCCGTGAATCCCGCGGATGGCGTCTCCGCCAAGCGCGTCATCAACGTGCCGTCGCGCAAGATCGGCGCGAAGTCGATCGAGGCGATCGACATTTTCGCGGCCCGCGACGGCGTGTCATTTCTGGAGGCGGCACGCGCCGCGCTGGCCGAGGATTCGTTGCCCAAGGCGGCGCGCGAGGGCGTGCTGCGCTTTCTCGAAGTCGTCGAGGCCATCACGAAAAAGGCCGACGACGCGCCGGTGCCCGAGGTGATCCAGTACGCCATCGAGCACACGGGATACCTGGCGATGCTTATGGCCGACCCGAGCGTGGAGGCGCTGTCCCGAAAGGAGAATCTCGGCGAATTGCACGAGGCCGGCTCGCAGTTCGCCCGGCGTAATCCCGACCTGCGCCTTGCGGACTACCTCGAACAGGTCAGCCTGGCGCAGGACGCCGACCTGGTCACCGACGAGAACGAGGCCGTGCGGCTTATGACGCTGCACAACGCAAAGGGTCTCGAATTCCCCGCGGTGTTCATGGTCGGCCTGGAGGAAAAACTGCTGCCGCACGCGCGCGCGATGGACGGCGGCAACGCCGAGATCGAGGAGGAGCGGCGCCTTTGCTACGTCGGCGTGACGCGCGCGCGCCGGCACCTGACGCTTTCGTGCGCGGCGCGGCGCCGCACCTACAGCGGCGAGCAGGGTTACTCGCGGCCGAGCCGGTTTCTCGACGAGATTCCGGATGATTTGATCGAGCCGCTCGGTTTTTCGCCGAGGCCGTCGCTTTGGGAGATGCCCGGCGCGATCGGATCTTCCCCCGGGGGCGCGGCGCCGGAGCGCGCGGTATTCCGCCGCCCGCCCAGCTTCGAGCGCACGCGACAACCGTTTGCCTCGGACTGGAAACCCGGCCGGCCGTCGAACGGCGCGCCGCAAGGCGGCGCGAACGTTGATATCCCCGGCGAGGGCGACACGTATTACGACTACACGGACACGCAGGAGGGCGCGGGCTACCTTGCGCCCGGGATGCGCGTGACGCATCAGAAATTCGGCGCGGGCCGCGTGCTCGCGCTGAACGGCCAGGGCGACGCGGCCAAGGTCATCGTGCGTTTCGAGGGCGGCGTCGGAACCAAGACGATGCTGCTGAAGTTCGCGAATCTGACGAGGAAATAGGTAATAGGAAGCAGGAATTAGTAAATAGAAAATAGAGTTAAGGCGCGCCGTGGCAATGCGGCGCGTTTTTGCATTAGACGTGGGCGTTGGTTTCGTCCACCACGCGGTGCGCCTACCGTCACACCGCGCGGCCGACCGACGCTATTTCCTATTTCCTACTTTCTATTTCCTCATCCTACGGATGCCACTTGATATTGCATCCGATGCTCGGGATCTGCGCCGTGTGGACCGGGTGTCCGGCGACGACGGCGTTGACCGCGTCGGTGAGATCGACGCCGGTGACGGGCACGCCGTTGCCCGGGCGGCTCCCGTCGAACTGCCCGCGGTACACGAGCTTGCGGTCCCTGTCATAAAGAAAGAAGTCCGGCGTGCACGCGGCGTCGAACGCGCGGGCGACGTCCTGCGTCTCGTCGTAAAGATACGGGAACTCGAAACGCATTTCTCGCGCCTGTTCCGCGAGTTTGTCGGGCGCGTCGCCGGGATGCGTCCGCACGCTGTTGGAACTGATGCCGACGACGGCGCATCCGTGCCTGACGAATACGCTTGTCGCATCGGCGAGCTTTTCTTCGATGTGCTTCACGTACGGGCAGTGTGCGCAGATGAACATCACGAGAAGCGCCGGTTTGTCCGCGAAATCGGCGAGCGAGACGGTCTTTCCCGTCGTCACCTCCGGCAGCGAAAAATCCGGGCACGCGCTACCGAGTTCCTTCATGTGCGATGGCGTCAGAACCATGAGGGACCTCCTCCGAAAATGTCGATGTTGCTCAGGCGGTAGTGTCGTGAATCGGCGCGAGCATCGCAAGGGGGGCGGTCGGCGACCCGATGGCCGCAACGATACCGACCGCGCGCTCCGCGTTCGCCGCGCGAACGCTTCGCTTGCGGCACTGACATCGCCATCGCGACATCGCGACTAGGAGTTGTGCGTTCCCTGGACCTCGACGCGCTTGCGTTTGCGAAGGCGAAGCACCTCCGGCGCCTCGACGAACGCGGTCCTGAGGATCTTGGCGCCAAGTCCAACCAGGTGCGCCGTCGAACGGTTGAACCG comes from bacterium and encodes:
- a CDS encoding cytochrome c family protein — protein: MPRLPSIVFGAAIVLALGFAGAVASTSRATPPAGAIEIAIPGQAKKPPVRFDHETHVEFAENDCQKCHHADPPATGSRCVACHDADGGAGAMPGRKAFHQFCNTCHTRASGAPRFPRDCVICHTPKNRLPQVRPEN
- a CDS encoding DUF5911 domain-containing protein, yielding MAYRPIKDYRLIGDLHSAALVSSEASIDWLCWPAFDSPSMFAAILDDERGGRFSVLPDGRSAKSTYRPETAIVETVFVGDDFEFSVRDMMEPQPADACPLHVIVRSFRGLRGSGTVRLHFDPRPGFGSGAPRLDDRPGPGLRFRDGEHEVRLFLPRRARIDGATAGCVIAFELAEGERTRVVLDHGDEKGTPFAGLDHPYEAHTEEFWREWVAGGKFPEFRRERLIRSAITLKLMQYYPTGAIVAAPTTSLPEAIGGVRNWDYRYVWLRDATFTLYALSVLGMHAEATRFFHYLEDVLTRHGAMRVRHMYTIRGEIIPDEKRLEHLAGYRNSVPVRKGNLASDQFQLDVYGIIIDSIYFSARHGVAITEGMKNIAIWLGEQIEKRWRTPDAGIWEVRREPVEFTYSKVMCWVGIDRLIRMRELLGLPDDRVAKLEAFRGEIRAFIEGHCYDAKRGVLRQSPGAPSQDATNFLFVLLHYLDKHDPRTRTIIENTRRELGHGDAFIYRYRTPDGVPGDEEAFILCTYWLISALAIIEDVDAAERLLDEFEKLFGESGLMSEEIEPASGAYTGNFPQAFSHLGYIMAANYVNRYREKRGNRK
- a CDS encoding MoaD family protein, producing MPVIVHVPTPLRVFTEGRDRVLLDGAPATVGEALDRLFRAHPGVRDRVMTETGEVRRHVNVFVDDENVRFLAGLATPLADGARVHIFPAVSGG
- a CDS encoding UvrD-helicase domain-containing protein, with product MNETLPFATADDPLLAPLNNEQRQAVLHGEGPLVIFAVAGSGKTRVLTHRIAHLIDRRRVEPYEILAVTFTNKAADEMRRRLSSMLGPRAYGLWVGTFHATCARILREHGEAVGLSPRFSIYDDSDQRALLKDIYRRLDLDPKAFDPRIVASLLDEGKNNLVAPSTLAERLRPPARDWARTIVSEYEKALRENNAVDFGDLLVMAVRALESSEAARTYYSRRFRHVLVDEFQDTNFAQKRFIELILNAQGNLCVVGDDDQSIYRWRGANIENILEFESHFPGARRVILGRNYRSSSNILAVAGSIIKHNRGRVAKALITDNEAGARVRLFRADSEYDEGRFVAAQVLDLIKRQGLSASDIAVFYRVNALSRVLEEELMRAGVPFIVVGGTRFYDRKEIKDILAYLRLAVNPADGVSAKRVINVPSRKIGAKSIEAIDIFAARDGVSFLEAARAALAEDSLPKAAREGVLRFLEVVEAITKKADDAPVPEVIQYAIEHTGYLAMLMADPSVEALSRKENLGELHEAGSQFARRNPDLRLADYLEQVSLAQDADLVTDENEAVRLMTLHNAKGLEFPAVFMVGLEEKLLPHARAMDGGNAEIEEERRLCYVGVTRARRHLTLSCAARRRTYSGEQGYSRPSRFLDEIPDDLIEPLGFSPRPSLWEMPGAIGSSPGGAAPERAVFRRPPSFERTRQPFASDWKPGRPSNGAPQGGANVDIPGEGDTYYDYTDTQEGAGYLAPGMRVTHQKFGAGRVLALNGQGDAAKVIVRFEGGVGTKTMLLKFANLTRK
- a CDS encoding thioredoxin family protein, producing MVLTPSHMKELGSACPDFSLPEVTTGKTVSLADFADKPALLVMFICAHCPYVKHIEEKLADATSVFVRHGCAVVGISSNSVRTHPGDAPDKLAEQAREMRFEFPYLYDETQDVARAFDAACTPDFFLYDRDRKLVYRGQFDGSRPGNGVPVTGVDLTDAVNAVVAGHPVHTAQIPSIGCNIKWHP